A portion of the Aphelocoma coerulescens isolate FSJ_1873_10779 chromosome 1, UR_Acoe_1.0, whole genome shotgun sequence genome contains these proteins:
- the KCNE2 gene encoding potassium voltage-gated channel subfamily E member 2, with translation MTDASCQPIFDFPAAQFARMAKMQNFTWAVEDIFKETFLNYMNGWRRNMTEAANKLQAEVAAENFDYVILYLMVMIGMFSFIIVAILVSTVKSKRREHSNDPYHQYIVEDWGEKYKNQVLNPEDLKCVIHENPGARDKTSLESP, from the exons ATGACTGATGCAAGCTGTCAGCCAATATTTGACTTTCCAG CAGCACAATTTGCAAGGATGGCAAAGATGCAAAACTTCACTTGGGCAGTGGAAGATATTTTCAAGGAAACCTTCCTCAATTACATGAATGGCTGGAGGAGAAACATGACAGAAGCAGCGAATAAACTGCAGGCAGAGGTGGCTGCTGAAAACTTTGACTACGTTATCCTTTACCTGATGGTGATGATTGGGATGTTCTCCTTCATCATCGTGGCCATCCTGGTGAGCACTGTGAAATCCAAGAGGAGGGAGCACTCCAACGATCCCTATCACCAGTACATCGTGGAGGACTGGGGAGAGAAGTACAAAAACCAGGTTCTCAATCCAGAAGATCTCAAGTGTGTGATCCATGAAAACCCGGGGGCAAGGGATAAAACGAGCCTGGAATCACCTTGA